A stretch of Spirochaeta cellobiosiphila DSM 17781 DNA encodes these proteins:
- a CDS encoding tetratricopeptide repeat protein has translation MIKKRRLLSVLLLGFICVFSYAELTETTSEHFVIYSDKTLPEVQILEESLEDFYQLVDEYLTFPTESNLLPYRVYDFSTKEEFQQHLLESSLPTNYQPPIYLHFETPKYRRLLGVDLVENWTQTKQQLTIQLIRGAFGTPPYWLQEGYSLFFSDTNWNNKISQPQASAWLLEAKKIIKQDNPFQYITNEDGSKGVSREARIASWAWVNFLVHSPSNFDNRRIWNAWHLVNKSYDRNKNTEAVAQQLFLHSRNEQEWNIAIKEFYKGQLSFSESLGQLIDYIKNDKSKVVDKITLMENTYPDMDYRFDYYCGLYYYQNSEWEKSIKYYRQSIKKESPAGLSEYGLILALYKNNQIPEAKSLWESALIFSEETYKASLNNLNKLFE, from the coding sequence ATGATTAAAAAGCGGAGACTCCTTAGTGTATTGCTATTAGGTTTTATCTGTGTATTCTCCTATGCAGAATTAACAGAGACCACATCTGAACATTTTGTAATATATAGCGATAAGACCTTACCGGAAGTACAAATACTGGAAGAAAGCCTGGAAGACTTCTATCAATTAGTAGACGAATATTTAACCTTTCCTACAGAATCTAACCTGCTCCCGTATAGAGTTTATGATTTTTCAACAAAAGAAGAATTCCAACAGCACCTCCTGGAATCAAGCCTCCCCACCAATTATCAACCACCAATTTATCTTCATTTTGAAACCCCTAAATATAGACGATTATTAGGGGTTGACCTAGTTGAAAACTGGACACAAACAAAACAGCAATTAACTATACAACTAATTCGAGGTGCCTTTGGGACTCCCCCGTATTGGTTACAAGAAGGGTATAGCTTATTTTTTAGTGATACAAACTGGAATAATAAAATTAGCCAACCTCAAGCATCAGCCTGGTTACTGGAAGCAAAAAAAATAATAAAACAGGATAATCCATTCCAATATATAACCAATGAAGATGGATCGAAGGGCGTATCACGTGAGGCAAGAATCGCTAGTTGGGCGTGGGTCAACTTTTTAGTTCACTCTCCCAGCAACTTTGATAATAGACGAATATGGAATGCTTGGCATTTAGTAAACAAATCCTATGACAGGAATAAAAACACAGAAGCAGTAGCTCAACAATTATTCCTCCACAGTCGAAATGAACAAGAGTGGAATATAGCCATTAAAGAATTTTACAAAGGACAATTAAGCTTTTCAGAATCTCTAGGGCAGTTAATAGATTATATTAAGAACGATAAAAGCAAAGTTGTTGACAAAATAACTCTCATGGAAAACACCTATCCGGATATGGATTACCGATTTGATTACTACTGTGGTTTGTACTATTACCAGAACTCAGAATGGGAAAAATCAATAAAGTACTACAGACAAAGTATTAAAAAAGAAAGTCCAGCGGGCTTAAGTGAATATGGCTTGATCTTGGCTTTATACAAGAATAATCAAATCCCAGAAGCAAAAAGCCTCTGGGAATCAGCACTGATATTTTCTGAAGAAACATATAAAGCAAGCTTGAACAATTTAAACAAGCTATTTGAATAG